One genomic window of Vibrio mangrovi includes the following:
- a CDS encoding MbtH family protein — MNEEKYTNPFDDLSHRFLVLTNDRNQHSLWPEFSPVPQGWNVVFGPDEKSACLCYVERNWQNVRPSRFKS; from the coding sequence ATGAATGAAGAAAAATATACCAATCCATTTGATGATCTTAGTCATCGGTTTCTGGTACTGACCAATGACAGAAACCAACATAGTTTGTGGCCTGAATTCAGCCCGGTACCACAGGGCTGGAACGTGGTTTTTGGCCCGGATGAGAAGTCGGCCTGTCTCTGTTATGTCGAACGGAACTGGCAGAATGTTCGCCCCTCCAGGTTTAAATCATGA
- a CDS encoding 4'-phosphopantetheinyl transferase family protein, with the protein MTFLTWQEQLCLGGQTIFMNRYVREHYETGAAEEGITLPESLQRAVSKRKAEFVAGRIAAKHALLNQGASEPWVSIGNHRSPVWPDGFVGSISHTDNTAISVVAKNGQLLSIGIDVENMMNETLCESVTKMVATPQELRIRSVTDWDETTFVSLMFSAKESLFKALYPLVQRYLDFHDARLVSLDPEHSLFTFELSQILQQQTGRQFCHGHYLFLDDAVVTLICTEQDS; encoded by the coding sequence ATGACATTTCTGACCTGGCAAGAGCAGTTATGCTTGGGTGGACAGACTATTTTTATGAATCGCTACGTGCGGGAACATTATGAAACCGGAGCAGCGGAAGAGGGCATCACGTTACCTGAATCCCTGCAACGGGCCGTTAGTAAACGAAAAGCTGAGTTTGTTGCCGGCAGGATTGCGGCGAAGCATGCTTTACTGAATCAGGGAGCTTCGGAACCCTGGGTCAGTATCGGCAATCATCGCTCACCAGTATGGCCTGACGGATTTGTTGGTTCAATTTCCCATACGGATAATACTGCAATTAGTGTTGTTGCTAAGAATGGTCAACTGCTATCGATTGGCATTGATGTTGAAAATATGATGAACGAAACACTTTGTGAGTCGGTGACTAAAATGGTGGCAACACCTCAGGAGCTCCGGATACGAAGTGTCACTGACTGGGATGAAACCACATTCGTTTCTCTGATGTTTTCGGCAAAAGAGAGTCTCTTTAAGGCTCTTTATCCTTTGGTCCAGCGATATCTTGATTTTCATGATGCCCGGCTGGTGTCTCTTGATCCGGAGCATTCCCTCTTCACCTTTGAACTTTCCCAGATACTTCAGCAGCAAACCGGAAGACAGTTTTGTCATGGACACTATCTGTTTCTGGATGATGCGGTCGTGACTCTGATTTGTACTGAACAGGATTCCTGA
- a CDS encoding TonB-dependent receptor plug domain-containing protein, which yields MKLLKISYAVATALTVNAAIAAENGQSVSSDVMVVTATSNQMSLQDAPASVSVVTNEEINRLPATDVATVLENVSGLRVIRSSGSEPYVVIRGLHNSTMAQDNYTLLLVNGRRINSSETLIRGAGFDFSSIPMSAIDHVEVIRGPMSALYGSDALGGVVNVILKKPTEETRVNASVSYSQPQEGDGTLQKANAFISGSAIPEKLHYTTAVEISDLDTWFPDDVTNASFTGNAEQERRGINTELSWLVNSSNKVLLNLGYLRDDRTFPRTDKYDTSDDTVYNSEKLTTSLGHQGLWSWGSTDLNYLYEHSEIDSYNPRELPTPTANAKQNNHTIDGQLAITTLDKQIITTGFDIAYTSINIDRNYNGSRSATQDSLYLQDQIELTEALAATLSGRFTNHNQFGSDFTPRAYLVYGVTDRFTLKGGYAEGFKTPTIYQSSEDFSMASCGGSCELTGNSNIQPQESKSYEFSGSYQADRWFIQATAFFNQIDEMIYVDRSTRATGFISYKNRDGDVESKGLELEGEFDLTDSLYLTANATYTHTKNKLTDLELANTPRWLANANITWTANDELSMFAGLNFTGSQKDEDQEGDSNHSKLSAYAVTNIGASYRLTDQFTIKTGITNLLDKRLDKTDEDYEENLVGRSYYLTVNYDM from the coding sequence ATGAAACTCTTAAAAATAAGTTATGCAGTGGCTACAGCATTAACTGTCAACGCAGCTATCGCAGCAGAAAACGGGCAATCTGTCAGCTCAGATGTCATGGTTGTAACCGCAACCTCAAATCAAATGTCACTACAGGATGCTCCGGCTTCCGTTAGTGTCGTCACCAATGAAGAGATCAACCGTCTGCCAGCCACTGATGTTGCCACCGTTTTGGAAAATGTTTCAGGTCTTCGCGTCATTCGTTCGTCCGGCAGTGAGCCATATGTTGTCATCCGTGGTCTGCATAACTCGACAATGGCTCAGGACAACTACACTCTTCTTCTGGTGAATGGCAGAAGAATTAACTCGAGTGAAACATTAATCCGTGGAGCTGGCTTTGACTTTTCCAGCATCCCGATGAGCGCTATCGATCACGTTGAAGTTATCCGCGGGCCAATGTCGGCACTCTATGGCAGTGATGCCCTCGGCGGTGTTGTCAATGTTATCCTGAAAAAACCGACAGAAGAAACCCGGGTCAATGCCAGTGTCAGCTACAGTCAGCCTCAGGAAGGTGACGGCACCCTGCAAAAAGCCAATGCGTTTATCAGCGGTAGTGCGATTCCTGAAAAACTGCATTACACCACGGCTGTTGAAATCAGCGATCTGGACACATGGTTCCCGGATGATGTGACCAATGCTTCCTTTACCGGAAATGCAGAACAGGAAAGACGCGGGATTAACACGGAACTGAGCTGGCTTGTAAACAGTAGCAATAAGGTCTTACTTAATCTGGGCTACCTGAGAGACGACCGGACTTTCCCGAGAACAGACAAATATGACACTTCCGACGACACGGTTTACAACAGTGAAAAATTAACCACCTCATTGGGCCATCAAGGCTTGTGGAGCTGGGGAAGTACAGATTTAAACTACCTGTACGAACACTCGGAAATCGACTCATATAATCCCAGAGAGTTACCCACGCCGACAGCCAATGCAAAACAAAACAATCATACGATTGATGGTCAGCTGGCTATCACCACACTCGACAAACAGATTATTACGACAGGCTTTGATATTGCCTACACGTCGATCAATATCGATCGGAACTACAATGGAAGCCGCTCAGCCACTCAAGACAGTCTCTATCTGCAAGATCAAATAGAACTGACTGAAGCACTCGCGGCAACATTGAGCGGACGGTTTACGAACCATAATCAGTTTGGCAGCGATTTCACTCCCCGCGCCTATCTGGTCTACGGAGTCACGGATAGATTCACACTCAAAGGTGGATATGCCGAAGGATTTAAGACACCGACAATTTACCAGTCTTCCGAAGACTTCTCGATGGCAAGTTGTGGTGGTAGCTGTGAGTTAACAGGAAACAGCAACATCCAGCCACAAGAGTCCAAAAGCTATGAATTCTCCGGTAGCTATCAGGCTGATCGCTGGTTTATTCAGGCAACGGCTTTCTTTAACCAGATTGATGAGATGATATATGTGGATCGTTCTACCAGAGCGACAGGCTTTATCAGTTATAAAAACCGCGACGGAGATGTTGAGTCCAAAGGGCTTGAGCTGGAAGGCGAATTCGATTTAACGGATAGCTTATATCTGACAGCAAATGCAACTTATACCCACACGAAAAATAAACTCACTGATCTGGAACTTGCCAATACCCCCAGATGGCTGGCAAATGCCAATATCACCTGGACAGCAAACGACGAATTATCGATGTTTGCCGGGCTCAATTTTACGGGAAGTCAAAAAGACGAAGATCAGGAGGGAGATAGCAATCACAGTAAACTCAGCGCCTATGCGGTTACAAACATTGGTGCCAGCTACCGTCTGACCGATCAATTTACCATTAAAACCGGCATCACGAATCTGCTGGATAAACGGTTGGACAAAACCGATGAAGATTATGAAGAAAATCTGGTCGGTCGCAGCTACTACCTGACCGTCAACTACGACATGTAA
- a CDS encoding EVE domain-containing protein — protein MAYWLFKTEPDTFSIDTLCVQQRSCWEGVRNYQARNMMRDEIHVGDLVLIYHSSCKNVGVAGIAEVVREAYPDHFAFDAASEFYDPKSTPENPRWVMVDVAFVRKMQRTIPLAEMKTMPELAQMPLVKRGNRLSIMPVTEAQWLAILARELG, from the coding sequence ATGGCATATTGGTTATTTAAAACAGAGCCCGACACATTTTCAATTGATACTTTATGTGTTCAGCAGCGTTCTTGCTGGGAAGGTGTCAGAAACTATCAGGCCCGGAATATGATGCGGGATGAGATACATGTGGGAGATCTGGTGTTGATCTATCATTCATCCTGCAAAAATGTTGGTGTGGCCGGGATTGCTGAGGTCGTTCGGGAAGCTTATCCGGATCATTTCGCTTTTGACGCTGCCAGTGAATTTTACGATCCGAAATCGACCCCGGAAAACCCGCGTTGGGTGATGGTTGATGTTGCTTTTGTCCGAAAAATGCAGCGAACTATTCCACTGGCGGAGATGAAAACTATGCCTGAACTGGCTCAAATGCCTCTGGTTAAACGGGGAAACCGACTTTCGATCATGCCGGTGACGGAAGCACAGTGGCTGGCAATTCTTGCCCGAGAGTTGGGATAA
- a CDS encoding tRNA-uridine aminocarboxypropyltransferase — protein sequence MSRIQPPQTCPRCGLMYQCICQKIPRLSSEVELSLLTHERELPRETNTGRWLVHALPQCHSFLWQRKQPCEKFQQRLDKEHLFPVLLFPSPHALSVNDVSQRAREGHKKPHFILLDGTWQEARKMERKSTWLAEIPRVQITPDSASAYRLRRNQQPDALCTLEVIATLLQQLGEDRHAQALKQFLYQFMDALSADKSGHASHRE from the coding sequence ATGAGCCGGATTCAGCCCCCGCAGACATGCCCTCGTTGTGGATTGATGTATCAGTGTATCTGTCAGAAAATTCCCCGGCTCAGCAGTGAAGTAGAACTCTCGCTGCTGACTCATGAAAGAGAACTTCCCCGGGAAACCAATACCGGCCGATGGCTGGTTCATGCGTTGCCACAATGCCATTCATTCTTATGGCAACGCAAACAGCCCTGTGAGAAATTTCAGCAACGGTTAGATAAGGAACATTTATTTCCGGTGCTGCTCTTTCCTTCCCCACATGCCCTATCTGTTAATGATGTCAGCCAGCGTGCTCGGGAAGGCCACAAGAAACCCCATTTTATTCTACTCGACGGCACCTGGCAGGAAGCCCGGAAGATGGAAAGAAAAAGTACCTGGCTGGCAGAGATTCCCCGAGTACAAATCACCCCGGATTCGGCTTCAGCTTACCGGCTGAGACGTAACCAGCAGCCCGACGCACTCTGTACACTGGAGGTTATTGCAACATTGCTCCAGCAATTAGGAGAAGACAGACACGCACAGGCATTAAAACAGTTTCTCTACCAGTTCATGGATGCGCTGTCGGCAGATAAAAGCGGACATGCCAGTCACCGGGAATGA
- a CDS encoding bifunctional diguanylate cyclase/phosphodiesterase: protein MFTVSLLLDDCHDLKAQLARLSFDEQQTMLVQLFSDQVQTTVLEMAGVILERFPQAHLLGLSSEQVIYHSEIYFRKTLVLISVFQETSLTSSIVPYEDELEQNSELLLRDLNIGLKTQAMICFADRFDLATRSFFRIFSTAPENLPIAGGCSCMTRHGQWVLYGKEIYHNAFVAVAMHGHRLWQATAGYSEWNPIGKAFEVTEVKQDIVYRLDDLPIRRVYNQYLGNGNELPFEFLQNFPFLGEEGPNQHTFIPLSQTLDEGISFDYPLKVGDKVRFSYDHPLLTLEQVYLKARQLESSQPQQFFVYSCVSRLSFMEENQEFQPLQKVANTDGCYCMGEFFRQKIMHHSMTFLALREGDCPPARRSRVDAHYLGSVSPLFSLIRNSFLDLDEMNLNMANKLQAQAEALMQSYRTDPLTGLPNRAMLRERLARLAENEHLLSVKLTNFSRINEKYGYQVGDQIVQDLTRYFVQFLEEELPGRSTLFSIGIGEWAAVFASNYSSEGIHYELSLFIDQLENMNFEPAGLPEVDYLSVSICTGMVSKRSFPDEDVDDLLMKSIEARRIAAQENKHFCDAGSLRHQEVLRQEQLNWLSCVSRAILNDHVLVYAQPIVEADNHRVSSYEMLVRIEDDGEIILPGHFLPVIEGTHLYTHLSRQLITRTFEVMNPRTESFSINLSPQDFMSERTLDHLENAIRLLDDPSRVGLEVLETEQIKDYGHMIDVCNHFRKLGVKIIVDDFGSGYSNIDEIIKLEPQVIKIDGSLIRNIDHHPKQRKIARQLIQLCQVLNAKTVAEFVHNETICRIVEDMGVDYMQGFYLGKPKPLK, encoded by the coding sequence ATGTTCACCGTTTCTTTATTGCTTGATGATTGCCATGATTTGAAAGCGCAGCTGGCCCGGTTATCGTTTGATGAACAGCAAACGATGCTTGTTCAGCTTTTTTCCGATCAGGTACAGACGACGGTTCTGGAGATGGCCGGGGTGATTCTTGAGCGTTTTCCGCAGGCTCATTTGCTTGGATTAAGTAGTGAGCAAGTCATCTATCACAGTGAGATCTATTTTCGTAAAACGCTGGTTCTGATCTCGGTATTTCAGGAAACCTCACTGACCAGCTCGATAGTGCCTTATGAAGATGAGTTAGAGCAGAATAGTGAGCTGTTACTACGCGATCTGAATATTGGCCTCAAAACGCAAGCTATGATCTGCTTTGCTGATCGGTTCGATTTAGCCACTCGATCTTTTTTCAGGATTTTTTCGACTGCACCGGAAAATTTACCGATTGCTGGTGGTTGTTCCTGTATGACCCGGCATGGTCAGTGGGTCTTATACGGCAAAGAGATTTATCACAATGCATTTGTTGCTGTTGCAATGCATGGTCATCGTCTTTGGCAGGCAACTGCCGGATATTCTGAATGGAACCCGATCGGAAAGGCGTTTGAGGTCACTGAGGTGAAACAGGATATTGTTTACCGGCTGGATGACCTTCCTATCCGGCGGGTTTACAACCAGTATCTCGGCAATGGGAATGAGCTGCCTTTTGAGTTCTTACAGAATTTTCCATTTCTGGGGGAAGAAGGCCCTAACCAGCATACTTTTATCCCACTGAGCCAGACACTTGATGAAGGTATCAGCTTCGATTATCCACTGAAAGTCGGAGATAAGGTACGTTTTAGCTATGATCACCCGTTGCTGACTTTAGAACAGGTCTACCTGAAAGCCCGCCAGCTGGAATCCTCTCAGCCACAACAGTTTTTCGTTTATAGCTGTGTTTCCCGTCTGAGCTTTATGGAAGAGAATCAGGAGTTCCAGCCATTACAGAAAGTCGCTAATACCGACGGTTGTTATTGTATGGGTGAGTTTTTCCGGCAGAAAATCATGCATCACAGTATGACGTTTCTGGCACTGAGAGAAGGAGATTGTCCTCCGGCCCGTAGATCCCGAGTGGATGCTCACTATCTGGGATCTGTTTCTCCGTTGTTCAGTCTGATCCGGAACTCTTTTCTGGACTTGGATGAAATGAATCTGAATATGGCCAATAAACTTCAGGCTCAGGCAGAAGCGTTGATGCAAAGTTACCGGACCGACCCGCTGACCGGTTTACCGAACCGGGCGATGCTTCGGGAAAGGCTGGCCCGGTTAGCTGAGAATGAACATTTGCTATCCGTTAAACTGACCAATTTCAGCCGTATTAATGAAAAGTACGGCTATCAGGTTGGCGATCAGATTGTTCAGGATCTTACCCGCTACTTTGTACAATTTTTAGAAGAAGAATTGCCTGGAAGAAGCACTCTGTTTTCGATCGGCATCGGTGAATGGGCTGCTGTGTTTGCCAGCAACTATTCCTCTGAGGGGATTCATTATGAGCTCTCTCTGTTCATCGATCAGCTGGAAAATATGAACTTTGAACCGGCCGGGCTGCCAGAAGTTGATTATCTTTCGGTTTCGATTTGTACCGGAATGGTGAGTAAGCGCAGTTTTCCGGATGAAGATGTTGATGATTTACTGATGAAATCCATTGAAGCCAGACGAATCGCCGCTCAGGAGAATAAGCATTTCTGCGATGCCGGCAGTCTGCGTCATCAGGAAGTGCTTCGTCAGGAACAGCTCAACTGGCTGTCCTGTGTGAGCCGGGCAATTCTGAATGATCATGTACTGGTTTATGCCCAGCCAATTGTCGAAGCGGATAATCATCGGGTTTCTTCTTATGAAATGCTGGTTCGTATCGAAGATGATGGTGAAATTATTCTGCCCGGTCATTTTCTGCCGGTTATTGAAGGAACGCATTTGTATACTCATCTGAGCCGACAGCTGATTACCCGGACTTTTGAAGTTATGAATCCCCGGACTGAGTCATTCTCAATTAATTTGTCACCTCAGGATTTTATGAGCGAACGGACGCTGGATCATTTGGAAAATGCCATTCGTCTGCTGGATGACCCGTCCCGGGTCGGGCTTGAGGTTCTGGAAACCGAGCAAATCAAAGACTATGGACACATGATTGATGTCTGCAATCACTTCCGTAAACTGGGCGTAAAAATTATCGTGGATGACTTTGGTAGCGGTTATTCGAATATTGATGAGATCATTAAGCTTGAACCACAAGTGATCAAAATTGATGGTAGTTTAATTCGCAATATCGATCATCATCCGAAACAGCGTAAGATCGCCCGGCAGTTGATTCAACTGTGTCAGGTCCTCAATGCCAAAACGGTTGCCGAGTTCGTTCATAACGAAACGATTTGTCGTATTGTGGAAGATATGGGCGTCGATTATATGCAGGGATTTTATCTGGGAAAACCCAAGCCTCTGAAGTAG
- the yigB gene encoding 5-amino-6-(5-phospho-D-ribitylamino)uracil phosphatase YigB, producing the protein MYYYRFLPSIQAMTFDLDDTLYDNVPVIRRLENKMLDWMHLNHPISALRPDEWWKQLKASLAQSSPELVHDVTQWRYENVMQGLILLGYAAHDARNAAEDAINEMFYWRNQIDVPEETHQVLTLLSRKIPLVAITNGNVDPEKIGLGHYFQRILKAGPDGFSKPYPDLFVKAQRDLGLPSSHILHVGDHLRTDVYGAKMNGFGACWLNDRRKNMRTAHAAMLLPDLEIHQLQSLLHLL; encoded by the coding sequence ATGTATTACTATCGTTTTCTTCCTTCTATTCAGGCGATGACATTTGATCTGGACGATACGCTTTACGATAACGTTCCGGTGATTCGGCGGCTGGAAAATAAAATGCTGGACTGGATGCATCTGAATCATCCAATTAGTGCATTGCGTCCGGATGAGTGGTGGAAGCAGCTGAAAGCTTCTTTAGCTCAGTCATCCCCAGAACTGGTTCATGATGTAACTCAGTGGCGTTATGAAAATGTAATGCAGGGTTTGATACTACTGGGGTATGCAGCCCATGATGCCCGGAACGCAGCCGAAGACGCAATTAATGAAATGTTTTACTGGCGTAACCAGATAGATGTTCCTGAAGAAACCCATCAGGTTTTGACTTTATTGAGCCGTAAAATTCCGCTGGTAGCCATTACCAACGGTAATGTTGATCCGGAGAAGATTGGTCTGGGACATTATTTTCAGCGGATCCTGAAAGCCGGTCCGGATGGATTTTCTAAACCTTACCCCGATTTATTTGTGAAAGCACAACGCGATCTGGGTTTGCCTTCCTCCCATATTTTGCATGTGGGTGATCATCTGAGAACGGATGTTTACGGTGCAAAAATGAATGGTTTCGGTGCTTGCTGGCTGAATGACCGACGAAAAAATATGCGTACGGCACATGCTGCGATGCTGTTACCGGACTTGGAGATCCATCAGTTACAAAGTTTGTTACACTTACTGTAA
- the xerC gene encoding tyrosine recombinase XerC translates to MNTESPVLPDGLQQPLQRFYEYLRSEKGLSLYTRRNYQQQLTLMAAYLAEQGVTVWQKLDSAWVRQLAAKGMRDGMKASSLSTRLSALRSFLDFLVLRGELAANPAKGVSAPKKKRPLPKNLDVDEVAQLLEVNEDDPLAIRDRAMMELMYGAGLRLAEMVSVNLKDIHLGLGEIRVIGKGNKERKVPFSGQAVIWVKKWIAVRGQLARSDEPALFVSSRGSRISHRNVQKRMSEWGMKQSVASHISPHKLRHSFATHILESSHNLRAVQELLGHENISTTQIYTHLDFQHLAQAYDQAHPRAKKKRKP, encoded by the coding sequence ATGAATACTGAAAGCCCGGTACTGCCGGATGGACTACAACAACCCCTTCAGCGCTTCTATGAATATCTGAGAAGTGAGAAGGGGTTGAGTTTATATACACGGCGGAACTATCAGCAACAACTGACGCTGATGGCTGCTTATCTGGCTGAGCAGGGTGTTACCGTTTGGCAGAAACTGGACTCAGCCTGGGTCAGACAGCTTGCAGCAAAAGGAATGCGTGATGGCATGAAGGCCAGCAGTCTGTCGACTCGCTTGTCTGCGTTACGGAGTTTTCTCGATTTTCTGGTTTTGAGAGGCGAGCTGGCGGCGAATCCGGCGAAAGGTGTTTCAGCACCGAAGAAAAAAAGACCCTTACCTAAAAATCTGGATGTCGATGAAGTTGCTCAGTTGTTGGAAGTCAATGAGGATGACCCACTGGCTATTCGTGACCGGGCGATGATGGAATTGATGTATGGTGCCGGATTACGTTTGGCTGAAATGGTGAGTGTGAATCTGAAAGATATCCATCTCGGGCTTGGGGAGATTCGGGTTATCGGGAAAGGGAATAAAGAACGTAAAGTTCCGTTTAGCGGTCAGGCTGTGATTTGGGTGAAAAAGTGGATTGCAGTCCGGGGGCAGCTTGCCCGTAGTGATGAACCTGCTCTGTTTGTTTCCAGTCGGGGAAGCCGAATCTCACATCGTAATGTTCAGAAACGAATGTCTGAATGGGGGATGAAGCAGTCGGTTGCCAGTCATATCAGCCCACACAAATTACGCCACTCTTTTGCTACTCATATTCTGGAGTCGAGCCATAATCTCCGGGCTGTGCAGGAATTGCTTGGTCATGAGAATATTTCAACGACTCAGATATATACGCATCTGGATTTTCAGCATTTAGCTCAGGCCTACGATCAGGCTCATCCCCGGGCAAAGAAAAAACGGAAACCATAA
- a CDS encoding DUF484 family protein: protein MSNTETEFDENDVLTAEVVAEYLQNHPDFFMSRPELVDRLALPHQQLGAVSLVHIQMNRQRHRIEELEEEITALMSLAASNDRTFHAFMDLQEQMFQCDDLSQVIRAIEHKAQELSLKAHVRLSDAPAQYALDQEYWQRFAMNYFNGNSAYLGRMRKADRDGLFGELSLAPEFGSYVVLPVRGDTMHGVLAFSSEDGGHFQPSMDTLFLRYLAAVLTHLMRVLPWKSS from the coding sequence GTGTCAAACACTGAAACTGAATTTGATGAAAATGATGTGTTAACTGCTGAGGTGGTTGCCGAGTATCTGCAAAATCATCCTGACTTTTTTATGAGTCGGCCGGAGTTGGTAGATCGGCTGGCGCTTCCTCATCAGCAGCTTGGTGCGGTGTCGCTGGTTCATATTCAGATGAATCGGCAGAGGCACCGGATCGAGGAGCTGGAAGAAGAAATCACGGCACTGATGTCTCTGGCTGCAAGTAATGACCGGACCTTCCATGCATTTATGGACTTGCAGGAGCAGATGTTTCAGTGTGATGACCTGTCTCAGGTTATCCGGGCAATTGAACATAAAGCTCAGGAATTATCTCTGAAAGCACATGTCCGTCTGTCTGATGCTCCGGCACAGTACGCTCTGGATCAGGAGTATTGGCAACGTTTTGCCATGAACTATTTTAATGGGAACAGTGCTTATCTGGGAAGAATGCGCAAAGCTGACCGGGATGGTTTGTTTGGAGAACTTTCATTAGCTCCCGAATTCGGTTCTTATGTTGTTCTCCCGGTCAGAGGCGATACCATGCATGGTGTGCTGGCATTTTCCAGTGAAGATGGTGGGCACTTCCAGCCGAGTATGGATACGCTCTTTCTGCGTTATCTGGCTGCGGTTTTGACACATCTGATGCGTGTTCTGCCGTGGAAAAGTTCATAG
- the dapF gene encoding diaminopimelate epimerase: protein MHFHFSKMHGLGNDFMVVDCITQNIFFSPELIRRLANRHTGVGFDQLLLVEAPYDPETDFHYRIFNSDGSEVEQCGNGARCFARFVRLKGLTNKYSIHVSTKKGKMVLNVEDDDQITVNMGVPEFEPAKIPFKAKQSEKTYILRVAEQTLFCGAVSMGNPHVVTIVDDVDTADIETLGPLLESHERFPERVNAGFMQVVNPNEVRLRVYERGAGETQACGSGACAAVAVGIVQEQLGEHVSVHLPGGELKICWKGPGQPLFMTGPATHVFDGQISC, encoded by the coding sequence ATGCATTTTCATTTTTCTAAAATGCACGGTTTGGGTAATGACTTTATGGTCGTAGACTGTATTACCCAGAATATTTTCTTTTCACCGGAGCTGATTCGCCGTCTGGCAAACCGGCATACCGGTGTCGGTTTTGATCAACTGCTGTTGGTGGAAGCTCCCTATGATCCGGAAACGGATTTTCATTATCGGATCTTCAATTCCGATGGCAGTGAAGTTGAACAGTGTGGGAATGGTGCGCGTTGTTTTGCCAGATTTGTTCGTCTCAAAGGTCTGACGAACAAATACAGTATTCATGTCAGTACCAAAAAAGGAAAAATGGTGCTGAATGTTGAAGACGATGATCAGATTACGGTCAACATGGGTGTGCCGGAGTTCGAACCGGCAAAAATCCCGTTTAAAGCGAAGCAGTCAGAAAAGACCTATATTTTACGGGTGGCGGAGCAAACCTTGTTCTGTGGTGCAGTAAGTATGGGAAATCCGCATGTGGTCACGATTGTTGATGATGTTGATACGGCGGATATTGAGACGCTTGGTCCGTTACTCGAATCTCATGAGCGTTTTCCTGAACGGGTAAATGCCGGTTTCATGCAGGTTGTGAATCCGAATGAAGTCCGGTTGCGCGTCTATGAACGTGGTGCCGGTGAAACGCAGGCGTGTGGCAGCGGCGCTTGTGCCGCTGTTGCTGTAGGGATTGTTCAGGAGCAACTGGGTGAGCACGTTAGCGTTCATCTGCCTGGCGGAGAGCTGAAAATCTGTTGGAAAGGGCCGGGGCAGCCTTTATTTATGACTGGTCCTGCTACCCATGTTTTCGATGGTCAGATCTCTTGTTAA